The genomic stretch TTCGCGCTGACCCGGAGCGGGGTCGTGGTCATCGGCAAGAACGAGATCGTCGAGCGGTAGGCGGCGCGCAGCCGGCCTGGGCACGGGGTCCCCGGCCGGCTCGGGCAGGGGGAGGTCGACGATCATGATCTCTCCCTGCAGCCGCAGTGGGACACGCTAATTACTGTACGTAATCGGCTCCCGTGACGTGCTGCAACGCCACGCGACTCCTTTGCCGATTGGGTCTTGATGCCACCGTCGTTCGGGATCACGCTGAACGACAGGAGGCAGTGACATGTCGCACCCACTCGGAGTCAGCCGCCCAGATCTCGAAGTCACCGACCTGCCCACGCCGGAGGAGGTCTTCAAGGTCTCCAAGATCGGCCCCAAGGAACTCTTCAAATACGCCGTCGGCCCCAGCCTGATCGCGCTCGGCATCTCGATCGGAAGCGGCGAATGGCTGCTCGGACCGCTGAACGTCGGCCAGTACGGCTTCGTCGGGGTCGGCTGGGTCATCCTGGTCTCGGCCCTGCTGCAGACCTTCTACAACGTGGAATGCTCCCGCTACGTCGTCGCCACCGGCGAGACCCCGGTGGTCGGCTGGGGGCGGGTGCCGCCGGGCTGGCCGCTCTGGGTGCCGCTCTCGGTCTTCATCGTGATCTTCGCGTTCATCGCGGGCGGCTGGGCCGCCTCGGCGGGGCAGGGCGTGTACGCGCTGGTCCACGGCGCGCCGCCGCCCGCCGACGCCACGGAGCCGCGCTTGTGGGCCATCGCCCTGCTGGTGCTGGTGTTCCTCATCACCGCCGCCGCGCGCCGGGTCAGCCGCGCGCTGGAGCTGGCGAACTGGGTGATGATCAGCGCCATCCTCCTCGCCCTGCTGGCCGTCGACCTGCTCGTGGTGCCGTTCAGCATGTGGTGGGAGGGCATCCGCGGCTTCGTCACCCCCGCCGCCCCGCCCGCCGGGATCACCGCGACCCAGCTCGGCGCCCTGGCCGGGTTCACGGCGCTCGCGTCAGGACTCAACTGGTACGTCATGGGTCACTACCGCGACAAGGGCTACGGCATGGGCCACCGCGTCGGCTACATCTCGGGCATGCGTGGCGAGCGGCGCCAGATCCTGGCCAGCGGCGTCACCTTCCCCGACGACGAGCGCAACCGGGGCCTGTGGCGGCGGTGGTACCGGCTGCTGCTGACCGACATGTGGGGCGTGTTCTTCGTCGGCGCGATCCTCGGCATGCTGCTGCCCACGATCCTCATGTCCCAGGCGGTCCAGATGGCCGGCGAGAAGCCCACGCGCGCCAACGTCCCGACGTTCGTGGCCAGCGCGCTGGGCGAGGAGTACGGGCGCACGGCGTTCTACGTCGCGCTGGTGGTGGGCGTGCTCATCCTGTTCTCCACGCAGCTCGGCATCTTCGAGGCGATGGTGCGGGTGACGACCGACGCCGCCAACGCCACCAGCCCACGGCTGCGCCGCCTGATCGAGGGCGACCCGCGCAAGTTCTACTACCCGTTCATGCTCCTGCTGCTGGTGATCATCTCGATCGTCATCTTCCAGTCGGTGCCCGTGGGGCTGGTGGAGTGGTCGGCCAACATGTCCAACCTGGGGGCGCTGTTCTACCCGTTCCTGCTGATGTATCTCAACAGCAAGCTCCCGCGCCCGGCGCGCCCCCGGCCGTGGCACTACATCATCCTCGTCCTCAACTTCCTGTTCTTCGGCTTCTTCTTCGTCAACTTCATCGCCGACTTCTTCGGCGACCCGCTGGTGACCTTCTGAGCTCAGCTGATCAGGAAGACGTCGCCGTTGCCCAGTGCGGCGCCCCCGGCCGGGGCGCCGTACGTCAGGCCGGAGATCGCCACCCGGCCGGTGGAGGTCGTGGCGGCGTACAGGTTCGGCTCGGCGAAGGGGTCGACGGCGTCGTCCCTGGCGGTGCCGAGCTGGGCGGCGGCGCGTTGCGTGCCCCGCCCGTCCAGGCGTGCGGTCAGCACGTCGGCGCCGCCGGCCGGCACCCCGATCCGGCCGCGGGTGTAGCCCACGACCTCCACCTCGCCGCCGGGCAGCGCCGTCACGGCGGCGCCCTCGTCGGCGGCCGGGGTGGCGAGCGTGTGCTCCCAGCGGCGGCGGCCCTGCTCGGTGTGGGCCACCGTGTACGCGTCGCCGCCCGACGCGCCCGTGGCGACGGCCAGGCCCGCCGTGGTGACGGTCACCGCGTTCAGCCGGTCGTCGCCGGACCCGCCTGCCGTCGTGGCCCACGCCCTGCTGCCGTCGGCGGCGGCGAAGGCGGCGAGCCAGCCGTCGAGGCCGCCGAGCGCGCTCGTGCCGGGCAGGGCCGCGGTGGCGCTGCCGGCGACGTAGAGGGTCGTGGCGTCCGCGGCGACGCCGTACGCCTTGTCCTCCCCGGTGCCGCCGTACTGCCTGATCCAGGACAGCTCGCCCGCCGGGGTGAGCCTGGCGACAATGGCGTCCTTGTCGCCGTTGTTCGGCCCGTCCAGGGAGCCCCTGGTGTAGCCCGCCACGTAGGCGCCGCCGTCGGGCGCGGCGGCCAATCCGTAGAGACGGTCGGCGGCGTCCGGCGCGCCGAACTGGGTGATCCACCGGACCGTGCCGTCGGGGCCGAGTCTGGCCACGAACGCGTCGTCGGCCGCGTTGCCCGGGTGCCGTCCGTCGAGGTCGCCCTTGGTGTAGCCGGCCGTGAGCACGCCGCCGTCGGGCAGCGGCGCGACACCGTAGAGGCGCTCGTCCGCCGGGCTGCCGAACTGCCTGGTCCAGCCGCCGATCCTGGTCACCACGGCATCGAGCCGGCCGGTGGAGGGCTGGCCCGCCGCGTACCCGATGGTCAGGGCCCCGTCCGGGTGGGCCGCGACGCCGCCCGCCCGGTCGGTGGCGGCCGTGCCGTGCAGCGGGGCGGGCAGGCCGGTCGGGGGCGTGACGCTCAGCCCGGGACCGAGCTCGGCCATGGCCTGCTCGAAGGCCGGCGTCCAGACCGACCAGTCGTGGCCCCCGTCCATGACGCGCAGCTGCGCGGAGAGCGCGGGTGAGCGCCTGGCGGCGTTGTAGAGCGCGGCGGACTCGAAGTCCAGGTCGTGGCGGGCGTCGGCGGGGTCGGGGTTGGCGTACTCGTCGTCGCCGACGGCCACGAACAATCGCACCGGCAGGTCGGGGTTCAGGCCGGGCAGCAGCGCCGGGTAGGCGAGCTCGCGGTAGACCTCGTCGGAGAACTTCTCCTCCCCTCGCCCGAAGGCGCCGTAGTCGCGGGTGGAGGAGTCGGACGGCGGCAGCGGTGTGTAGACGGCCGGGCTGAGCACGGCGGCGGCGCTGAACACGTCCTGGTGGGCGAGGGCGAACCGCAGCGCGCCCGCCCCGCCCATCGAGTAGCCGCCGACCAGGCGGGCCTCCCGGATGGGCGCCGTACGGTACGTGGCGTCCACGTGGGCCACCAGGTCGCGGGTGAGGGCCGTCTCCACCGGACGTCCCGGCAGGTCGGCGCCGGTGTAGCGGGAGTCGGCGTACCAGTTGCCGCGCTCACTCCACGGCGCGTCCGGCATGACGGCGATGACCGGCGGGATGCGCTTGGTGCGGATCATGTCGTCGAGGACGGTCTTGACGCGGGTCCAGGCCTGCATGGTGTCGCCGCGGCCGTGGAGCAGGTAGAGGACCGGGTGGCGGGCGGCGCCCCGGTCGTAGCCGTACGGGAGGTAGGCGGTGTAGGCGATGCGCTCCCCGTCCAGCGCGGGGGACGGCGCGGAGCCTGTGGTGAGCGTACCGGCCGCGCGGGCGTCCGTCTCGCCGGGGACTGCGAGGAGGCAGAACGCGGTGAGGGCGGCCAGCGTGGCGGCGCCGAGGCGTCGGGGTAAGGGCATCGACCGCTCCTGTAAACGTTTACTGAAGGCACCTTGTGGTGTTTCGGGAGAGTTTCCAGGGAGGGGTGTTGCGATGTCAACCAAGGCGGCTCGATAGGTTGGAGCGTCATGCGTGTGCACATCGACGCCGTAGCCACAGTCCGGCGGCCGGCCGACGACAGGGGCGGAGGCCTGGGCGGCGGCGGGGCGGCGATGTCTGAGGGCGGTCGCGGCGTCGGGGGCGGCGATGTCTGAGGACGGTCGCGGGAGGCGGGTGACCGCCGTGTTGCTGGCTCATGCCGCCGTCACGCAGGTCATCACGTTCGTGCTGCGTCCGACCATGTCGTACCGGGCGATCGAGCTCGACGTGCCCGCGGCGCTGCTCGGCCTGCTGGGCGCGAGCTTCGCGATCGCACCGCTGCTGCTGGCGCTGCCCGCCGGGCACGCCGCCGACCGGTACGGCGAGCGGCGCCTGGCCGTGGCGGGGGCGCTGCTGCTCACAGCCGCCAGCGTCGCCTTCCTGGCGATCGGACACACCGTGCCGGGCCTGCTCGCGGCCGGGGTCCTGCTGGGCACCGGGCATCTGGGCTGCGTGATCGCCCAGCAGGCGCTCGTGGCCAACACCACGCGGCGCGGCGGCCACGACACCGCCTTCGGCCACTACACCTTCGCCGCCTCGCTGGGCCAGGCCGCCGGTCCGGTGCTGATGGCCGCGTTCGGCGGGGAGCGGGCGATCCCGGACACCGATCGCATCTTCGCCTGGTCGTGCGGTCTGGCCGTGCTGCTCGTCGTGTTGTCGGCGCTGCTGGCCCGCAGCCCGCGCGCGGCGGGCGGGGACCGGACGGAGGGAGGCAGCGTACGTTCGCTGCTGCGCCTGCCCGGCCTGGCGCACGCGCTGGTGACGAGCTGCGTGGTCCTGGCCGCGCTCGACATCACCATCGTCTACCTGCCCGCGTTCGGCACCGAGCGGGGCCTCACCTCGGGCACGATCGGCCTGCTGCTGACCCTCCGGGGCGTGGCGTCGATGGCCTCGCGCTTCTTCCTCGGCCGCCTGTCGCGGTCCGTCGGCCGGCGCAGGCTGCTGGTGACCAGCACGGTCGCGGCTGCCGCGGCGCTGCTGGTCATCCCCGTGCCCATGCCGCTGTGGTCCCTGGCGTTCGTGCTGCTGGTGCTGGGGTTCGGGCTCGGGGTCGGGCAGCCGCTGACCATGTCGTGGCTGGCCGAGTCCGCGCCCGCGGGACTGCGCGGCCGGGCGATGTCGCTGCGCCTGGTCGGGAACCGTACCGGGCAGCTGATCCTGCCCGGTCTGGCCGGGCTGGTGGCGGCCGGCCTGGGCGCCGCCGGCGTGCTCCTGGTCACCGCGCTGGGGCTCGGCTGGGCGGGCGTGGCCGCCAGGCGGCTGCCCGTCGACCCGTGACCCGCGTGCTGCCGACTCCTCACGCCCTCAGAACGGTGACCTGTCGCCCCGCCGGAGTGCGGTCCTGATCGAAGCGGACGCGCTCCTCCATCGGAGCCGCCTCGGGACGGCGATCGAAGACCACCAGGTAGCCGGTGTCGAGGTCGAGCCGGTCCAGATAGCGGTCGAGCTGCGCGAGCCCCTCGTCCACCGGATCACGTTGGCCAGGCCGCCACACCTTGAGCTCCATGGCCTCCCGCTGCACCTGCCGCTCGCCGTACGGCCAGCGCAGGTAGACGTCCAGCCGCCCGGTGCCCGCCGCGTATTCCCTGTCGAGGAAGCCACCGCCGTTGACGATCCGGTGCAGG from Nonomuraea polychroma encodes the following:
- a CDS encoding Nramp family divalent metal transporter; protein product: MSHPLGVSRPDLEVTDLPTPEEVFKVSKIGPKELFKYAVGPSLIALGISIGSGEWLLGPLNVGQYGFVGVGWVILVSALLQTFYNVECSRYVVATGETPVVGWGRVPPGWPLWVPLSVFIVIFAFIAGGWAASAGQGVYALVHGAPPPADATEPRLWAIALLVLVFLITAAARRVSRALELANWVMISAILLALLAVDLLVVPFSMWWEGIRGFVTPAAPPAGITATQLGALAGFTALASGLNWYVMGHYRDKGYGMGHRVGYISGMRGERRQILASGVTFPDDERNRGLWRRWYRLLLTDMWGVFFVGAILGMLLPTILMSQAVQMAGEKPTRANVPTFVASALGEEYGRTAFYVALVVGVLILFSTQLGIFEAMVRVTTDAANATSPRLRRLIEGDPRKFYYPFMLLLLVIISIVIFQSVPVGLVEWSANMSNLGALFYPFLLMYLNSKLPRPARPRPWHYIILVLNFLFFGFFFVNFIADFFGDPLVTF
- a CDS encoding MFS transporter, with the protein product MTAVLLAHAAVTQVITFVLRPTMSYRAIELDVPAALLGLLGASFAIAPLLLALPAGHAADRYGERRLAVAGALLLTAASVAFLAIGHTVPGLLAAGVLLGTGHLGCVIAQQALVANTTRRGGHDTAFGHYTFAASLGQAAGPVLMAAFGGERAIPDTDRIFAWSCGLAVLLVVLSALLARSPRAAGGDRTEGGSVRSLLRLPGLAHALVTSCVVLAALDITIVYLPAFGTERGLTSGTIGLLLTLRGVASMASRFFLGRLSRSVGRRRLLVTSTVAAAAALLVIPVPMPLWSLAFVLLVLGFGLGVGQPLTMSWLAESAPAGLRGRAMSLRLVGNRTGQLILPGLAGLVAAGLGAAGVLLVTALGLGWAGVAARRLPVDP
- a CDS encoding alpha/beta hydrolase-fold protein, which translates into the protein MPLPRRLGAATLAALTAFCLLAVPGETDARAAGTLTTGSAPSPALDGERIAYTAYLPYGYDRGAARHPVLYLLHGRGDTMQAWTRVKTVLDDMIRTKRIPPVIAVMPDAPWSERGNWYADSRYTGADLPGRPVETALTRDLVAHVDATYRTAPIREARLVGGYSMGGAGALRFALAHQDVFSAAAVLSPAVYTPLPPSDSSTRDYGAFGRGEEKFSDEVYRELAYPALLPGLNPDLPVRLFVAVGDDEYANPDPADARHDLDFESAALYNAARRSPALSAQLRVMDGGHDWSVWTPAFEQAMAELGPGLSVTPPTGLPAPLHGTAATDRAGGVAAHPDGALTIGYAAGQPSTGRLDAVVTRIGGWTRQFGSPADERLYGVAPLPDGGVLTAGYTKGDLDGRHPGNAADDAFVARLGPDGTVRWITQFGAPDAADRLYGLAAAPDGGAYVAGYTRGSLDGPNNGDKDAIVARLTPAGELSWIRQYGGTGEDKAYGVAADATTLYVAGSATAALPGTSALGGLDGWLAAFAAADGSRAWATTAGGSGDDRLNAVTVTTAGLAVATGASGGDAYTVAHTEQGRRRWEHTLATPAADEGAAVTALPGGEVEVVGYTRGRIGVPAGGADVLTARLDGRGTQRAAAQLGTARDDAVDPFAEPNLYAATTSTGRVAISGLTYGAPAGGAALGNGDVFLIS